The region CACTCCATCGCAGATTATTTTCTTCATCTAACCTCATTCCTGATTCAACAGCAAACAGAACCATATCTGCAATAACTTCTTTCCCTTTTCTCATTAATCCTTCACAAACAATGTTTATCTGTTCATCAGTAAAAGCAATTGGATCTTCTTTTTGTCGTTTCGGTAATTTTACTTTTAGGAAGGGATTGATTGAGATGTAATTCCAGTCAACAAAAACATTAAACATTGTTCGATACACTTTCAGATAATTATAGCAGCCAAGAGGGGCAGATTTAGAAATCTTCATCATTAAATTTTCAGCTTCTTTTCTTTCAATTGTATTTAATGATCTGTTTCCGGGAATGAATTCTAAAAATCTTCTCTCAGCAGTCTTTGCAGTATCAACAGACTTTTTCGCAAGGTTAAACTCAATAAGTTTATTATACTCACTAAATGCCTGTTCAACTGAAACATCTTTCCTTCCGCCTGTGGAGGACTGCTGTGCTTGTCCCGGTGAAGCGTAAGCGTAGCCGGAACCTATTCCAAACAATCCAGCAAGAAGTTTTATCTTTTCAATATCCTCAGCAGTGAAATTTTTAAAAATCTGAAGAACATCACTTTGCGTCGAGTTTATCCCGCTTGCTGGGCTCTCTGCATTTTGCTGTTTATGTATGTTATTCAAGCTTTCCATATTTCTTATCTGTTTTTAATCCGTTTTATTAGTCTAATCCGTGTTCTATTCATAATCCCATTTTGAGCAGTCAGCATCACTTGTCGCGGCGTAGCCATTAGGCGAAGCCGGATCTTCCTCATCTTCATCACTGCCTTGCATTTCGTTTGACTTTTCACTTTTTACTTTTGACTTTTTACTTGAGAATATCCACTCATCTAATTCCACCTTTGAAAAAAACAGCATCTTTCCGGTTGGTCTATGACAAGGAATAATTTTACGCGAAGTTAATTTGTAAAGGTAGGAATGAGAGAACCCAAGATATTGTGCAGCTTGTACGAAGTTGAGGGGCTGATCGTTCTGCTTTCTGAGAAGAGTTTTAATCTCCTCAAGTTGTTTCTTTATTTCTTCCTTTTTCATAGTAAATCCTTCCAACAAAAAAGCCGCATTGACTTAACCCGGTTTAATGTCAGTAACCGAGTGTCAATAACGGCTCTTAATAAAAAAACCGTCAGCTTCCGAGTTATTAACTCGATTACTAACGGTTCGAAAAATATATTATGGATTAGGATTTTGTTTCACGGGTTTTTCACCTTTTTTCCCCATAAAATCCCTATTTCTTTTTTACAATATCATAACATTGTTCCTTTGTCCAATCTTTCCAACGAAAATTGTGTTCATCATATAATTTATTTGAAGCATCTCTTAAGCTAAGATATTTTTTCTGACCTGTTTTCTGATCTTCCAAATAAGCATCATTAACAAAAGTTGCAAATTCGCCTTTTGTACCTTTCCAATCTTTTTTCAATTCATCTTTCCCATTATCTAAAAGCTTTATTTCCCTTTTGATCTCTTTATCAAAATTATATGGTGCATAAAGGCTATGGTCAATTAAAATTTTGTTGTGCTTTTTTAAGAATAGTATATCCTTAAAATATTTTTTTCTTTCTGTTCTATCTTTAATGTTCCTTCCGAAATCTTTTACCTTTTCTAAGTCAAAGTTAAAATGTTTCAGCTCGTTCTTATCCATTAGCTGACTATTTTGTTTATAATTTTTTCGATATAATCAGTACTTCCAATCTGTAAAACGTTAAACTGTTCTGCTTCTTCACTATTCCTAAAATGCGCAATTTGGTGCAATGGCGTAACCGAAAGTATAAATGAAT is a window of Ignavibacterium sp. DNA encoding:
- a CDS encoding helix-turn-helix domain-containing protein → MKKEEIKKQLEEIKTLLRKQNDQPLNFVQAAQYLGFSHSYLYKLTSRKIIPCHRPTGKMLFFSKVELDEWIFSSKKSKVKSEKSNEMQGSDEDEEDPASPNGYAATSDADCSKWDYE
- a CDS encoding site-specific integrase; protein product: MESLNNIHKQQNAESPASGINSTQSDVLQIFKNFTAEDIEKIKLLAGLFGIGSGYAYASPGQAQQSSTGGRKDVSVEQAFSEYNKLIEFNLAKKSVDTAKTAERRFLEFIPGNRSLNTIERKEAENLMMKISKSAPLGCYNYLKVYRTMFNVFVDWNYISINPFLKVKLPKRQKEDPIAFTDEQINIVCEGLMRKGKEVIADMVLFAVESGMRLDEENNLRWSDVDFKNKVITIGNKLFKTKSKKIRRIPFNEKMEQILIRNSNRQIENGKILREFVFVQKNGKQYKKDTVSKSLKKIIKEAGLPDELHWHCLRATAATRWASNKVPIFTVSKLLGHSTVNVTTRFYAGVDLEELRDAVNRL